TCTCGGTGCGGCCGCCCGAGCTCGCGATGGCCAGCTCCTTGATCGACTCGATGGCCGGCGACTTCGTGCCCGACGCGTTCACCGACGACTACCGGGCCGCGCTCCAGGAGGTCATCGACGCCAAGGTCGAGGGCCGCGAGATCGTCCAGCCGGAGGAGCAGGAAGAGGCCCCGTCCGCGGCGGTCGACCTGATGGCGGCGCTGAAGGCATCGGTCGAACGCGCCCGCGCCGCCCGCGGCGAGGCACCGGCCGACTCCGACGAGGGCGAGGCCCGCCCGGCGACGCCGATCACGTCGGCGAAGAAGGCGGCCAAGAAGGCCGAGCCGGCGGCGAAGAAGGCCGCACCCGCGAAGAAGACGGCGGCGGCGAAGAAGGCCGAGCCCGCCGCGAAGAAGGCCCCGGCCAAGAAGACAACCCGCAAGTCGGCCTAGGGCGCGACGGCGCGGCGGAGGTCTTTGATCAGTAGGAACAGGTGCATCGGGTCGGTGGGGCTGGGCTCGAACTTGGCCAGGGTCAGGTAGAAGTCGCGAGCCGACTCAGACTCGCAGTGGATCAGCAGCGCGCGGACGCCGATAACTTCGGCGGCGCCCGCGACCCGGCGGAGGGCGTCGACGACCAGCGCTCGGCCGAGGCCAACCCCCTGCACCGTCTTGTCGACGCCGAGCCGGGTGAGGATCACGACGGGCTGGTAGTAGCGACCCGCGCCCTGCATCATCCGCCGGGAGGCGGACGCCGGTGCGACGCTGCCAGCCGCCAACGCGTAGAAGCCGACAACCCGATCTTCGTCGTCGTCGACGCCGCGCACGACGTAGACCCGGGACAGGCCAGCCCGGTGGGCCTGGAGGGCGTGGTCGACCAGCCACTCCGACTGCGCGGCCGAGCCGCAGTCGAAGCCGTCAAGGGCGTGTGCCGGCGACAGCGACTCGACCGCGGCGAACCGGAAGCTCACGTGCCGTCTCCGGACCGGTCCGGGTCGAGCACGGTCGGCGCCGTCAGCAGGTCGCGCAGGCCGGAGACCTCGGCAGCGGGCCGGTCAAGGGCCTCGTCGAAGGCGCGCCAGGCATCGTCATCGAGCACGAAGACGCGCCGGTCGGCGAGGACGCTGGCCGCCGCGTCGGTGGCAGCCGTCAGCACGAACGTCGAAACCGTCGAACCCGTGGCCTCGCTCGCGGCCTCGAGCAGAGCCTTCTGCTCGGGGTCGAGACGTAGGTGCAGCCGCTCAGCCTTCGCACTCATGGTCCGAGCGTACGCACAACGTACGCCACCGGCAACCGCGTTCAGGCGAGCGTGTGCACCTCCAGGGTGCCGCCGGCGTAGTCGGAGCGGACTCGCTTCTTGTCGAACTTGCCGACCGAGGTCTTGGGGACTTCCTGGATGAAGCTCCATCGTTCCGGGAGCTGCCACTTCGGCAGCCGCTCGCCCAGGAACGCGCGCAGTTCGTCGGCGGTCGCGGTGGTGCCCTCGCGGAGCACCACGGTCGCCAGCGGGCGTTCGTCCCAGCGCTCGTCGGGCACGCCGACCACGCAGGCCTCGAGCACCGCCGGGTGGGCCATCAGCACGTTTTCCAGCTCGACCGACGAGATCCATTCGCCGCCCGACTTGATCACGTCTTTGGCTCGGTCGGTCAGGGTCAGGAAGCCGTTGGCCGAGAGGGTGCCGACGTCGCCGGTGCGCAGCCAGCCGTCGCGGAACTTCTCCGGGTCGGGCTCTTCCTCGCCCAGGTAGTGGGCGGTCACCCAGGGGCCGCGGACCTCGAGTTCGCCGACCGACTCGCCGTCGGCGGGGACCTGCTCGCCGAGCGGGCCGATGATCCGCGCCTGGACGCCGGCCGGGAAGCGGCCCTGGGTGTAGCGGTAGGCCCATTCCTCGTCGCCGGTCACGCCGGCCGGCGGGCGGGACACCGAGCCCAGCGGGGACATCTCGGTCATCCCCCAGGCGTGCACGATCTGCACGTCGTGCCGCTCCTTGTAGGCGTTCATCAGCGCCGGCGGGCAGGCCGAGCCCCCGACGATCGCCTCGCGCAGCGCGGAGCCGGGCTGGATGTGGTCGAGCGCGTCGTTCCAGATGGTCGGGACGGCGCCGGCCTTGGTCGGTTGCAGCGCCGCGATCATCTGCGCGATCGGCGCCCCCTGCAGGAAGCGGTCGGGCATGACCAGCGACGCGCCCGACATGAACGCGGCGAACGGGATGCCCCACGACATGGCGTGGAACATCGGGACGATCGCGAGCTCGCGGTCGGTCGAGCTGAGGCCGAAGGCCTCCGGCATGCAGACCTCCATCGAATGCAGCCAGATCGACCGGTGCGAGTAGGCGACGCCCTTCGGGTTGCCGGTGGTGCCCGACGTGTAGCAGAGCGCGGCCGCGTCGCGCTCGTCGACCTCGGGCCAGTCGAAGGTGGTCGGCTTGCCGGCGAGCAGGTCGTCCCAGTGGTGCACGGTGACCCGCCCGAGCAGCGGCGCCGGGTCGCCGCCCCCGACGACCACGACGTGCTCGACGGTGCTCATCTGCGGCAACACCTTGGCCAGCAACGGGATCAACGTCGAGTCGACGAGGACCACGCGGTCTTGCGCGTGGTTGGCGATGAACGCCACCTGGTCGGGGAACAGCCGGATGTTGAGCGTGTGCAGCACGGCACCCATGCTCGGCACCGCGAAGTAGGCGACCAGGTGCTCGTTGTTGTTCCACATGAACGTCGCGACCCGCTGGTCGCCGGTCACGCCGAGGTCGTCGCGAAGCGCATGGGCCAGTTGTGCGGCCGTCGCGCCGACCTCGGCGTAGGTCATCCGCCGTGGCTCGGCCCCGGTCCAGGTCACCACCTCCGACGCGCCGTGCACGGTCGCGCCGTGATCGAGGATCCGGGAGACAAGGAGCGGGGCGTCCATCATCGTGCTGCGCATACCAACAACTTAGTGTCGCAGCTCACATCCGACTAGATGAGCGACTCCGCCTTGGCTTCCATCTCGGCCGCGGTCGGCGGCTGGCCGGCCGGGCCGCCGCGCAGCTCCCGGTCGGGAAGCAGCACCGTGACCACCACCGCGACGATCGCGATCAGGCCGGCGACCAGGAACACGGTGTGCAGCGAGTCGACGAACGACACCTGGATCGCGTTGCGGACCGCGTCCGGCAGCGCCAGGATCTTCGACGGTTCGTTGATCGAGATGGTGCCGGTGCCGAGGGTCCCCTGCACCGACGCGGTCTGCTCCGGGGTGAGCCCGCGGAGCGAGTCCGGCACCCGGAGGGCCGTCTCGGTGGCCAGCCGGCTGCTCAGCACCGCGCCGAGGATCGCCACGCCGAACGAGCCGCCGAGCGAGCGGAAGAACGTGACGGCGCTCGTACCCGCGCCCAGGTCCTTCATCTCGACCGCGTTCTGCACCGCCATGATCAGCGACTGCATCGACAGGCCGAGGCCGATGCCGATCAGCACCATGTAGCAGAACGCGACGCCGAGCGAGCTGTCCACCTGGAGTTGGGTGAAGAGCAGGATGCCGAGGCCGAGCAGCACCGAGCCGGCGACCGGGAACCACTTGTAGCGGCCGATCCGGCTCATCGCCCGGCCGGTGAGCACCGACGTCACGATCACGCCGGCCATCATCGGCAGCATCAGCAGGCCGCTCTTGGTCGGCGACGCGCCCTTGACGATCTGGAGGTAGAGCGGGATGAAGATGATCGACCCGAACATCACCAGGCCGAGGATGAAGCCCGCGCCGTTGGCCAGGGCGAACGTCGGCCGGCGGAACAGGCGCAGCGGCAGGATCGGCTCCGACGCCCGGCTCTCCTGGACGAGGAACAACACGGTGAACACGGCGCCGATCGCGAACAGGCCGAGGATCGTGCCGGAGGTCCACGCGTACTCGGAACCGCCCCAGCTCAGGGCCAGCAGCAGCGCGCTGACGCCGATCACCAGCAGGCCGGCGCCCAGCCAGTCGATCTTGTGCTCGCGCTTGTGGAACGGGATCAACCGCATCACCCGGTACGCGACGATGATGGCCACGATCGCCAGCGGCACGTTGATGTAGAAGATCCAGCGCCAGTTGGTCTCGGCGAAGTAGCCACCGACCAGCGGGCCGGCGACCGACGCGACACCGAAGACAGCACCGAAGAGGCCCTGGTAGCGACCGCGCTCCCGGGGCGAGACCACGTCCGAGATGATCGTGAACGCGAGCGTCATCAGGCCGCCGGCGCCGATGCCCTGGATGCCGCGGGTGAAGATCAGCTCGGTCATGTTCTGCGACAGGCCGGCCAGCAGCGAGCCGACCAGGAACGTGCCGATCGAGAACAGGAAGACCGGGCGGCGCCCGATCAGGTCGGAGATCTTGCCGTAGAGCGGGGTCGACGCCGTCGACGCCAGCAGGTAGGCCGTGACCACCCACGAGTAGTGGTTGATCCCGCCGAGCTCGCCGACGATGGTCGGCAGCGCGGTTCCCACGATCGTCTGGTCGAGGGCCGCGAGCAGCATGCCGAGCATGAGGCCCGACATGAGTAGCAGGATCTGGCGATGGCTTAACTGGGGGCGGGCGGGGGTGTCGGTGCTCATTGCGCAAGTGTTCTGCTGAACTACCTGCATCTGCCAGCGAATGTGCAGCGCACCACTGCCGGACCCCCTGGTCAGCCGGGATCAGGAGACACGTGCCACTTTGATCACGGCGTCGCGTCGGGGCTGTGCATCTCCCGGTCAGCGGCCGGATCGGAGTGCGTCGGCCGGCCGCCCTCGATCGTGTTGCGCCCACCGGACCCGAGGACGATCGTTCGCCGCCCGCCGCGCACGACCCGGGGCAGCGTCGCGGTCAGCAGCCCGTGATCCATGACGGCGTCCACCCGGTCGGGGTCGACGTCGGCCGGCAGCGCCACCCGGTATTCGAACGCCCGCTCCGCACCGGCCTCGGGCTCGGTCCGGGCGCGGATGACGACCTCGCGCACATCGACGTCGAGCGCCACTTCCTCGGGCGCCACGCCGGGCAGCCGCGCGGTGATCGTGAAGGCTTCGTCGGTCTGGTCCAGGTCGATGTTGTTCAACGCGGCACGACCGAAGCCGGACCCGACGAGCCGGCCGAGTTCGGCCCGGAGAGACTGGAGTTCTGCGAAGGGGTCCCAGCGCCGTTCGGGTGCGTTCATAGGGTTATCGCTACCCACGGCGGGGTTGGCAAAACTTGGTTTTGGAGCCGCCTCCGAGAATCGAACTCGGGACCTACGCATTACGAGTGCGTCGCTCTGACCGACTGAGCTAAGGCGGCGTGCCCACCGCCGGGCGTGCCCGTGGTACGGCCCGCCCAGCATACGACACAGGGTCGGGTGTCACGCCACCGGTCAGACTCCCGATCGACGGCTGTCCGTCGCCCGGCGGCCGGGACTAGGCTCCCGCACGTGACGGATGATGCCACCGTGTCGCCCCCCGTCGAGCGCCTCCCGCAGTCTGAGGCCACGCCCACCCGGCGACCCCGCCCGCGCACGATGAACCCGATCGAGCTCGGCTTCAACCCCCGCCCGCCGGTGCCGTGGCTCGGACCGCTGCTGCTGTTGAGCACCGGCGTGCGTACCCTCCTGGCCATTCTCTTCGGCGCTTATCTCGACAAGCGCGAACTCCAGAACGCGCTGCCCGGCGACGTGATCGAGGAGCCCGGAACCGACGGCGAGCTGTGGCTCGACTACGTGGCCGACCTGGGCGACGGCTTCAACTCCACCTACTCGATCGCCTACCTGCTGGCCCAGCCCGAGCTCGAGCTCGACGGCCAAACACTGCCGCGCGGCCAGATGCTGGTGATGGGCGGCGACCAGGTCTATCCGACGGCGAGCGCGCCGGCCTACGAAGACCGGTGCAAGGGCCCCTACACCGCGGCGCTGCCGTGCTCGCCGGATTCCACGCCGCAGCCGACGCTCTACGCGGTGCCCGGCAACCACGACTGGTATGACGGCCTGACCGCGTTCCTGCGCCTGTTCGCCCGGCAGCGGGACGCGTCGCTCGGCGGCTGGCGTACCAAACAGGCTCGTTCCTATTTTGCCGTGCGACTGCCGGCCGACTGGTGGCTGCTGGCGCTCGACGAGCAGTTCGGCGCCTACGTCGACGACCCGCAGCTCAACTATTTCGAGGCGGCGGCCCGCCAGTTCGGCCCCGACAGCAAGGTCATCCTGGCGGTGCCGGAGCCGTCGTGGGTCAAGGCGACCACCGAGCACCCCGACGCCTACGGTGCGGTCGACTACTTCATCCGCACGATCATCGCGCCGACCGGAGCCCGGGTCCGCCTCATGCTCTCCGGCGACCTGCACCACTACGCGCGCTATTCGGGCGTCGACCGCGAGCTGGTCACCTGCGGCGGTGGCGGCGCCTACATGTATCCCACCCATCAGTTGCCGCCCGAGATCACCGTGCCGCCGACGGACACCCTGTCGAGGCGGTCCAGCCAGTCACGCCCGTTCCAGCTGACGGCGACCTACCCCGACGCGCCGACCTCGCGCCGCCTGGGTTGGGGCATCTTCGGCCGGCTCCCGACCCGCAACGCGGGCTTCACGACGCTGCTCGGCGGCGTGCAAACGCTGCTGATGCTGGCGATGGCGGGGATAGCGACCCAGCAGCGCAACGAGACCGGCCTGCGCCTGTTCAGCATCCCGCTGGTCAGCATGCTGGTGATCACCCTGCTCGCGACAGTCTTCTTCGCCAAGCCACCAACGGCGACCGGCAAACGCTCCTGGCGCCACGCAATCCTGGGCGTCGGTCATGGGTTGGGACAAATCGGCCTGGCCGCGCTAGGCACCTGGGTCTGGCTGATGACCCCGATCCCGGACTGGCCGTGGCCGCTGTCCCTGATCGGCGCGCTGGCCGTCTACTGGCCGGTATCCGGCCTGATCGGCTCCCAGTTGGTAGCGCTCTACCTGCTCATCGCCAGCCGCTTCGGTGTCAACATCAACGAGCTCTACGCCGGCCAGGGCATCGACGACGTCAAAAGCTTCCTGCGCCTGCACATCGCGGCCGACGGGGCGCTGACGGTCTACCCGTTCGCGGTCGACCGCATCTGCCGCGAGTGGCGCACCAACCCAACCGCTCCCGACGACCGGCCTTGGCTGGAGCCCGCGCAAAACCTCGTCTACCGCCCCGCCGACGAACCCTTCGTCCTCCGCTAGGCCAAATTCACATTCATGGCTCGGGTTCGCGGTGGGCGCGACCGTCGCTCCCGCCAGAGCCCGCTCCGCTTCGCTCCGCTGCGGCGTCCGCCGCCGGTCGCCCTCACCCCAAAGCCCGACCTACCGCCGACGGGTCGGGTATGCCTTTCGCGGCGTACATGTTTTGGCATGTGCGTACATGCCAAAACATGTACGCCCGAACAGACACCCGCCGCGCCGGCAGGCATGCCCGCATCGACGATGCGTAAGGCCGGACCGCCACCGTCGACCGTGCCCGACACCAGTCAGCCCCGCGCGTGCCGAGCGGACACCGTTAGCGGCCAGACCGCAGGCCAGAGGCCGCAAACTGGCGGCGGCAAGACGGAAGCCGCGAACTGGCGGCCGCAGGCCAGAGACCACGAACTGGCGGCCGCAAGACGGAAGCCGCGAACTGGCGGCCGCAGGCCAGAGACCGCGAACTGGCGGCCGCAGGCCAGAGACCGCGAACCGGCGGCCGCAAAGCGGAAGCCGCGCACTAGCGGCCGCAGGACAGAGACCGCGAACTGGCGGCCGCAAGCCAGAGACCGCGAACCGGCGGCCGCAAGACGGAAGCCGCGAACCGGCGGCCGCAAGGCGGAGCCGCGGGAGCCGCAGTCGCGGACCCGCGCGGTGGTCTAAGGCCTCGCCCAAGCGGCAGTCCCAAGGCCGCTGGCGCTCGCCGGCCACGCCGCGCGCGAGCCGCGAATCGCAGGTCGCGAGCCGCAAAGGCGCCTGCGTGCCAGCAGTCCCTCCGTCGCATCCGCTGCGGCGCGGCCTCGTGTGCCGGCTGGGACTCGGTCAGGCGTCGGCGCTGTTGTATTGGGCGTCGTGGGCCTTGCGGGGGCCGCAGACGCTGGCGCGGCTGCACGAGCAGCGGGAGCCGTCGGCGTCGAGGCGGACCACCACCGAGTCGCGGGGGACGCTGTGTGCGACCACCCGGCCGTCGCCCTCTGGAGTGGTGACCTTGGTGCCGACTGCGGGCGCGCTGGCCTGGAAGCTTTGGTACAAAGGATGTTCATATTTCAGGCAACACATGAGACGTCCGCATGCGCCCGAAATGCGCAGAGGGTTGAGTGGTAGGTCCTGGTCTTTCGCCATCCGGATCGTCACCGGCTCGAAGTCGGTGAGGAACGTCGCGCAGCACAGGTCGCGACCGCAGGAGCCGATGCCGCCCTGCACGCGGGCCGAGTCGCGGGCGGAGAGTTGGCGTAGCTCGACCCGGCAGTGCAGGGTCGCGCCCAAGTCGCGGACCAGCGACCGGAAGTCGACCCGGTGCGGCGCGGTGAAGTAGATCGTCGTGCGGGCGCTCGCTCCGGACGGGTCGAGCACGTGGTCGACGGCGACCACCTTCATCGGCAGGGCGTGTTCGCGGATCAGCTTCTTGGCCGCCGCCTTGGCCTCGGCCTTGCGCTTGCGCTGGGTCTCGTCACGCTGGAGGTCGACCTCGGTGGCCATGCCGGCCAGCTTGGGGAAGCCCGACGTGTCGTCGTCGACCCACTGCGCGGCCCAGACGCACTCCGCCACCTCGGGGCCGTCGTCCGTCGGGACGAGCACCCGGTCGCCGACCACGGGGGTCAGGTCGACCGGATCGAGGTAGTAGAGGCGGCCGTAACGGTTGAAGCTGACCGCGCACAGCATGCCCATGCCCGCCACCTTACGTCGCTAGGTGTGGCGTACACGACCGTGCGCCTTTCGGACGATTTGCATTGTCCGTACGAATGGGACACATCCCTGTGCCGCAACCCTCCATGCGGGTCGTCGTTGGCCGAGGTGCGTCAAGCTTCGGGGGTCGGCACACTCGGGTCGTGCCGACCCCCGATTCGTATCGATGTCGGTCGCCGGAAGGTTGAAAGCCGCATCGATCGCGGGACAAGTCCCGCCGGTTGGCGTTGAGTGATAACACCAAGCCTGCGGGGGGTGCAGGAAAGGGCCACGGCGTCGCTGCCGGAGCGGTTGCTCCCGAGCGCGACGCCGTCGCCGTGTCCGGGCCGTTGCACCCGCCGGGCACCATGCATTGATGACCAGCACCCCGGCATGGCGCGCCTGGCTCCGCTTCCCCATCGACAACTGGCCCAGCCGGATCTATCTGCTGCTGGTCGCAGCGGCAGTGGCGTTCGCCGCGGTCGACTCCGCGCTGACCAGCCCGGACGCCTCCTTCAGCGCGATCTACATGCTGATCCTGACCGCACCGATCTCGCTGCTGGCGGCGATCCCGCTGGTCGGGGTAGCGATAGGCGCCCTGGTCAACGCCACGGTCATCGGCGCCCTGGCCCACCTCGCCCGAGCCCGCCACTGACCTGCGACTGATCCTTCGCACCAGCCGCGCCGCCCCGCTCATCCCTCGGCCGCGGGCGGCTGGTCCTTCACGCAGCCCCGGCCGCGCGGCGGCTAGTCCTTCGCGCAGGCCTGGGCGTCGGTCGGCGAGTGGCCGCCGTCGGTGCGGAGTTCGACGCAGCAGTGCCCTGGGCGGGGCGCCAGCGCGGCGTCGACGCCGTTGGTTTCCAGGCCCGCGAGCAATCCGCCGAGGTAGGCGTGGTTGATCCCGCACACCAGCTCGGGTGAGCGGCTGGCCAGCGCGTGGAACGGGCAGTTGAGCAACCGGATCTCGGTCGGCGCGGTGCGGACTGGCTCGAAGCCGCGGCGCTCCAGCAGCGCCTCGGTCAAGGTCAGTGAGCGTTCCGGGCCGAGTCGCCCAGGGCGGAGGCGGGCGCGTTCGCCGGCGCCGAGTTGCTCGCCTCGCACGCGGGCGGCGCGCAGCGCGGCAGCTTGGCCGTCGTCTCCCGGCGCATGGGAGAGGACCGCGTCCAACAGGATCTCGGCGATCACGTCGGGGCGGCGCTCGGGGATGCTGACCTGGAGGTCGGCGTCGGCCGGCTCGTAGACCTTTGGCTTGCGGCCGACCTTCCGGACCCCGCCCGGGCTTTCCTCTCGGGCGCACAGCAGACCGGCGGCCACGAGTTTGTCGAGGTGGAACGCGGCGAGCTTGGTCGAGGTCCCCGCGTGGGCGGCCACTTCTTCGCGGGTGACCGGCCGGCGGGCGCGGCGGATGAAGCCGAACATCCGTCGGCGCTGCTCGTCGGCGAGCACCGCGAGGGCTTCGACGGGGCTGCCCGGGGCGGTCATCTATTCACAATAACGCAAACTTTTGTTGGCACAACTCCGTACACCCGCAGGCCCTTGACCTTTCTCGGAAATAAGTCCAATACTTGTTGGTGCATGAAATGACTTTGCAGCGAACCGCGGGCGACGGCGTCAACCTCGCCGCTGCCGAGCAGGCCGCCGGGCAGTTTCTGCGTGCGCTCGGCCTGCGCACCGACACCGAGAGCATGCGGGGGACGCCGGGGCGGATGGCGCGCGCCTACGCCGAGCTTTTCAGCCCGCGGCCGTTCGACCTGACCACGTTTCCCAACGACGAGGGCTACGACGAGCTGGTCCTGGCCCGCGCCATCCCGCTGCGCTCGGTCTGCGAGCACCACCTGCTGCCGTTCGTCGGCACCGCGCACGTCGGCTATCTGCCGGGGCAGCGGATTCTGGGCCTCTCGAAGCTCGCCCGCGTGGTCGAACACTTCGCCTGCCGGCCGCAGGTGCAGGAACGGCTCACCAAGCAGATCGCCGACTGGCTGCAGACCCAGCTCACCCCGAAGGGTGTCGGCGTCGTCATCGAGGCCGAGCACACCTGCATGACGCTGCGCGGCGTGCAAGCCACCGGCTCGACCACCATCACCTCGACCATGCTGGGGCTGCTCCGCGACGACCCGCGCTCCCGAAGCGAGTTCCTCGCGCTCACCCGTGTCGTCGGCTGAGAGGAAAACCATGACCAAGCACGACGCGTACGCGATCGTCGGAGCCGGCCTCGGTGGCGCCAAGGCCGCACAGACCCTGCGCGAGCAGGGCTTCACCGGGCCGGTGGTGCTGATCGGCGAGGAGCACGAACGCCCCTACGAGCGCCCGCCGCTGTCCAAGGGCTATCTGTCCGGCAAGGACGAGCGCGAGAAGATCTATGTCCACGATGCCGGGTGGTATGCGGAGCACGACGTCGACCTGCGGCTGAACACCCGGGTCATAGCGCTCGATCCCGGCGCGCACCAGCTCACGTTCGCCGACGGGAGCACGCTGGGCTACGCGAAGCTGTTGCTGACCACCGGATCCTCGCCGCGCCCGCTCACCGTGCCGGGTGCCGAGCTCGACGGGGTCCTTTATCTGCGGCGGGTGCAGCACAGCGATCGGCTCAAGGAAGCGTTCCGGCCCGGTGCTCGCATCGTCGTCATCGGCGCGGGCTGGATCGGCTTGGAGACGGCCGCCGCCGCCCGCGAGGCCGGAGCCGCCGTCACGGTGCTGGAGAGCGCGGAGCTGCCGCTGCTGCGGGTGCTCGGGCGCGAGGTGGCCCAGGTCTTCGCCGACCTCCACCTGCGCCACGGTGTCGACCTGCAGCCGAGCGTGCAGGTCGCCGAGATCAGCGGCGCAGCGGGCACTGTGGATGGTGTGCTGCTCGCCGACGGCACCCGGATCGATGCCGACACGGTGATCGTCGGGGTCGGCATCACGCCCAACGTCGGGCTCGCGGCGGCGGCCGGGTTGGCCGTCGACAATGGCATCGTCACCGACGAATACCTGCGCACCTCCGCGCCCGACGTCTACGCGGCGGGCGACGTGGCCAATGCCTTCCATCCGTTCCTCGACCGGCATATCCGCGTCGAGCACTGGGCCAACGCGCTCAACCAGCCGCAGACCGCGGCCCGGGCGATGCTGGGCCAGGACGCCAGCTACGACCGGCTGCCCTATTTCTTCACCGACCAATACGAGCTGGGCATGGAATACACCGGGTATGTCGAGCCCGATGGCTATGGCCAGGTCGTCTTCCGCGGCGACCCGGCCACCGGCGAGTTCATTGCGTTCTGGCTGGCCGGCGGCCGGGTCCTGGCCGGGATGAACGTCAACGTCTGGGACGTCACCAAGCCCATCCAGGAACTCATCCGCTCGCGCGCGCTCGTCGACCCGGCCCGGCTGGCGGACCCGAAGGTGCCGCTGGAGGCGTTGGTCGAGGGTTAGAAGCTCAGCCGGGTGATCCGCTCGTAGCTGGCCGGCGGCAACGCGGCCGGCCTCGGGTTGCCGGCGACCTGCCGCCGGTGCAGCAGGCTCTCGCCGTCGGTCACCGCTTCGTCGATCGCCGCCAGCACCCGGGTGGCGATCGCCGACGCGGACCGGGGCGCGTCGGCCAGGCCGAGCACGACCGAGACCGCCTCGGCCGAACCCAGCGCATCCGCCAGCACCGCCGCCAGTCGTGAACGCGTGCGGGCGATCCAGGCGGCGACCTCGTCGGCCAGCCGGGCGGTCGCCGCCAGCGCGTCGGCGGCGTCGCCGAGGTCACGGGCCAGCCGCTGGGCGTGTGCGGCGAACGCCTCGCCCGCCGGACCTTCCCAGGCCACCGGCGCGGCCAAAGCGGCCTGGGCGTCGGCATAGGGGCCGGCCCGCTCGCGCACGGTCGCGGCCGCCGCCGCAACTGGCGCCGCCGACAGCGTCGGCGTCAGTGCCGTCACCGCCTCGCCCGGCAAAGCCCGCACCCGGCGCAGCAGCATCCACACAGGATCGTCGCCCGCGGAACCGAACCGGGCCAGCACGTCATCGACCCGCGCGAGCAACTCACCCGCCGGCCCAGCGAGATGATCGAGCGCGTCAGCCATCACCCACCGCCCTCACGAGAGGACACCGGCGCGACCCGCGCCCGAACAGCGGGTCACCGCCGATCCCAAGCAGATGTGATCATGACTCGCCCGCCCGATTGGAGCGCTGGGCCGACGACCCTTCCACGCCCGAGTAAGCCTCACCCGCCGCGCGGAGGG
This genomic interval from Asanoa ferruginea contains the following:
- a CDS encoding GNAT family N-acetyltransferase; the encoded protein is MSFRFAAVESLSPAHALDGFDCGSAAQSEWLVDHALQAHRAGLSRVYVVRGVDDDEDRVVGFYALAAGSVAPASASRRMMQGAGRYYQPVVILTRLGVDKTVQGVGLGRALVVDALRRVAGAAEVIGVRALLIHCESESARDFYLTLAKFEPSPTDPMHLFLLIKDLRRAVAP
- a CDS encoding DUF1778 domain-containing protein gives rise to the protein MSAKAERLHLRLDPEQKALLEAASEATGSTVSTFVLTAATDAAASVLADRRVFVLDDDAWRAFDEALDRPAAEVSGLRDLLTAPTVLDPDRSGDGT
- a CDS encoding fatty acid--CoA ligase, encoding MRSTMMDAPLLVSRILDHGATVHGASEVVTWTGAEPRRMTYAEVGATAAQLAHALRDDLGVTGDQRVATFMWNNNEHLVAYFAVPSMGAVLHTLNIRLFPDQVAFIANHAQDRVVLVDSTLIPLLAKVLPQMSTVEHVVVVGGGDPAPLLGRVTVHHWDDLLAGKPTTFDWPEVDERDAAALCYTSGTTGNPKGVAYSHRSIWLHSMEVCMPEAFGLSSTDRELAIVPMFHAMSWGIPFAAFMSGASLVMPDRFLQGAPIAQMIAALQPTKAGAVPTIWNDALDHIQPGSALREAIVGGSACPPALMNAYKERHDVQIVHAWGMTEMSPLGSVSRPPAGVTGDEEWAYRYTQGRFPAGVQARIIGPLGEQVPADGESVGELEVRGPWVTAHYLGEEEPDPEKFRDGWLRTGDVGTLSANGFLTLTDRAKDVIKSGGEWISSVELENVLMAHPAVLEACVVGVPDERWDERPLATVVLREGTTATADELRAFLGERLPKWQLPERWSFIQEVPKTSVGKFDKKRVRSDYAGGTLEVHTLA
- a CDS encoding MDR family MFS transporter: MSGLMLGMLLAALDQTIVGTALPTIVGELGGINHYSWVVTAYLLASTASTPLYGKISDLIGRRPVFLFSIGTFLVGSLLAGLSQNMTELIFTRGIQGIGAGGLMTLAFTIISDVVSPRERGRYQGLFGAVFGVASVAGPLVGGYFAETNWRWIFYINVPLAIVAIIVAYRVMRLIPFHKREHKIDWLGAGLLVIGVSALLLALSWGGSEYAWTSGTILGLFAIGAVFTVLFLVQESRASEPILPLRLFRRPTFALANGAGFILGLVMFGSIIFIPLYLQIVKGASPTKSGLLMLPMMAGVIVTSVLTGRAMSRIGRYKWFPVAGSVLLGLGILLFTQLQVDSSLGVAFCYMVLIGIGLGLSMQSLIMAVQNAVEMKDLGAGTSAVTFFRSLGGSFGVAILGAVLSSRLATETALRVPDSLRGLTPEQTASVQGTLGTGTISINEPSKILALPDAVRNAIQVSFVDSLHTVFLVAGLIAIVAVVVTVLLPDRELRGGPAGQPPTAAEMEAKAESLI
- a CDS encoding Hsp20/alpha crystallin family protein; translated protein: MNAPERRWDPFAELQSLRAELGRLVGSGFGRAALNNIDLDQTDEAFTITARLPGVAPEEVALDVDVREVVIRARTEPEAGAERAFEYRVALPADVDPDRVDAVMDHGLLTATLPRVVRGGRRTIVLGSGGRNTIEGGRPTHSDPAADREMHSPDATP
- a CDS encoding metallophosphoesterase family protein, which codes for MPVVRPAQHTTQGRVSRHRSDSRSTAVRRPAAGTRLPHVTDDATVSPPVERLPQSEATPTRRPRPRTMNPIELGFNPRPPVPWLGPLLLLSTGVRTLLAILFGAYLDKRELQNALPGDVIEEPGTDGELWLDYVADLGDGFNSTYSIAYLLAQPELELDGQTLPRGQMLVMGGDQVYPTASAPAYEDRCKGPYTAALPCSPDSTPQPTLYAVPGNHDWYDGLTAFLRLFARQRDASLGGWRTKQARSYFAVRLPADWWLLALDEQFGAYVDDPQLNYFEAAARQFGPDSKVILAVPEPSWVKATTEHPDAYGAVDYFIRTIIAPTGARVRLMLSGDLHHYARYSGVDRELVTCGGGGAYMYPTHQLPPEITVPPTDTLSRRSSQSRPFQLTATYPDAPTSRRLGWGIFGRLPTRNAGFTTLLGGVQTLLMLAMAGIATQQRNETGLRLFSIPLVSMLVITLLATVFFAKPPTATGKRSWRHAILGVGHGLGQIGLAALGTWVWLMTPIPDWPWPLSLIGALAVYWPVSGLIGSQLVALYLLIASRFGVNINELYAGQGIDDVKSFLRLHIAADGALTVYPFAVDRICREWRTNPTAPDDRPWLEPAQNLVYRPADEPFVLR
- a CDS encoding PSP1 domain-containing protein, with the protein product MGMLCAVSFNRYGRLYYLDPVDLTPVVGDRVLVPTDDGPEVAECVWAAQWVDDDTSGFPKLAGMATEVDLQRDETQRKRKAEAKAAAKKLIREHALPMKVVAVDHVLDPSGASARTTIYFTAPHRVDFRSLVRDLGATLHCRVELRQLSARDSARVQGGIGSCGRDLCCATFLTDFEPVTIRMAKDQDLPLNPLRISGACGRLMCCLKYEHPLYQSFQASAPAVGTKVTTPEGDGRVVAHSVPRDSVVVRLDADGSRCSCSRASVCGPRKAHDAQYNSADA
- a CDS encoding SCO4225 family membrane protein codes for the protein MTSTPAWRAWLRFPIDNWPSRIYLLLVAAAVAFAAVDSALTSPDASFSAIYMLILTAPISLLAAIPLVGVAIGALVNATVIGALAHLARARH